AGACCCATGTACCCCATGGACTTCAATACTCTTAATCATGGTCCAAAGAAAACATGCCCAAGGAAATTAAAAGACAAATTTTTGCATAGAAATGGTAGTGAATTTCCAAGTGTTCCTGCTTGGTTTTATTGATCCTAATCAACAAGAtcgattatttttgtttttatatggTGTAGTTATCCTACAATGAAATACAAACCGGCTTGCCGCGGAGCATCAACCCGTCCCCTAGGTAGGACCATCAGTTTTGGTTGTTGAAATTCAATTTTTCCCAACAGTCCCTTGTGGAACCAACGTGGTAGCTGAAGTATGAAGCTGCAAAAGTGACACCTCCTATTTAACTGAACATCCCATTCTCCAAACCAAATTTATTAGCCAAAACCCTTAAGTAGAAACCCACAAACTCTCTCCAGACAAACTTAACCATGGAAATTCCTAATAAACAGATAATATTCAGAGATTACATCGAGGGAAGTCCAAAAGAAACTGACATGATGTTATATGTTGGAAAGACTAGTCTTAAAATCCCACcggaatcatcatcatcaccatcatctggAGGAGCTGTTCTTGTTAAGAATCTATATCTATCTTGTGATCCTTACTTGAGAGGAAGAATGAGAAACTTCCATGAATCCTATATCCCACCTTTTTCACCTGGATCGGTTagtcttttccaaaaaaaaaattcttggttAATTAATTGATTTGCAATTGCATATTTCAAACTAGggaatgatttttattttattctttcctTCCTTTTTATGTTGTTCAAGGTTATTGTAGGATTTGGAGTATCAAAAGTTGTGGATTCTGATAatgaaaatttcaaaattggggatATTGTTACTGGAATTACTGGCTGGGAAGAGTACTCATTCATTCACAAGGCTGGGTTACTGCGAAAAATTCAGTCGGATGATATCCCTCTTTCTTATCATCTTGGATTATTAGGTGTGCATTTTTCCCCAGTAAAGCTTTAAAATGTGATGACATTGCTTATAATATTATGATTATCCGTCTATCTGACAGTATTTTGTTTTTTGCTACAGAAATGCCCGGGTTTACGGCTTATGCTGGATTTTATGAGGTTTGCTGCCCTAAGAAGGGGGAATTTGTATTTGTTTCGGCAGCCTCTGGAGCTGTTGGTCAGCTTGTTGGGCAACTAGAAAAGTTACATGGTTGTTATGTTGTTGGTAGTGCTGGTACAAGTCAAAAGGTTTGAATTTGCTTGTGGTCTATTAACATTAGGATTGCGATATTTTCATTCTTATAGATGGTTTCTTTGCCGTTTACCATTATTTTTGAACTTTGCGAATCAGGTTGATCTGTTGAAGAACAAGTTTGGCTTTGATGATGCATTTAACTATAAAGAAGAACCCAATATAGATGCAGCTTTAAAAAGGTAAATGATGTTAGTAGCTTTTGGAGTAGTTAAGTTTTATATGAGAGAGCTTAGAGCTATAGGTGACAGTCCTAAATGATGAATCTCAGTTATAAGTTTCCCAGTTGTGCAATGTATCTTTCTATATCTTGTTCATCATTGAATTTTAGTAGCCACTATGCTTATTAGAAGTTTCTTAGTGTTTTTGTGGCTCAATATGCTGATTGCTGTGGTTGCTGTTCAATAGGTGCTTCCCACAAGGAATTGATATCTACTTCGATAATGTTGGTGGTGAGATGCTTGATGCGGTGCTTCTGAACATGAGGACTCATGGTCGGATTGCTGTTTGTGGTATGGTATCTCAGCAGTCTCTTTCATACGCGGAGGGATTGAAAAATGTCTTCATGCTGATACCGAAACGTGTCAAGATGCAAGGGTTCATTCAAAGTGATTACCTGCATCTGTTTCCTCAGTTCTTGGAACATATTATAGGTAACTATAAACAAGGAAAGATCGTTTACATTGAAGACATGAATGAAGGTCTTGAAAATGCTCCTTCTGCTCTTGTTGGTTTGTTTTCCGCCAAGAATGTTGGTAAGCAGGTAGTTCGGGTCGCTCACAGTTAGGTATTTTCTGCACACCTTCAAAGACCCTCAACTTATATATTACTACACTTCAGTTATCATTACCATGTACAAGTTCTGGAGCAGactgttgaattggtccaaaatAACAACTGATTTTAAATCAAATATATTTGATTATAATGTAGATTCGTAATTCATTTGTATCATGTTTTCTCAATTCATATGTAAGTATATTGATTGTATCACAACAAATGCCTTTCACTTCATCAGTTATCGGTGTTTTATATTTTCAGAGTTGAGAGCTACCTTCTCTGAGAACATTTGTTGGCTTTTAACCTTTTTAGGAATCTACAAGTAATCATAGGTATATTATGGGTGACTTTGGAATGAGTCTCAGCTTATTCATCTAGTATTGGTTACAGATACATTGGATATCATGTATGAAAAACTAAGTTTTTGAGGGTGTAACTCAAAGGCTTGTTTGATACCGTATTACTGTAATATGTACTGGACATATTCCACTCATACCCCCACCAGCCATGAAACTTTAGTGGGAGAGATAAAGAATGTCAAGGCTTGCAAATGTTGCTGCTGGAACTGGCTGGGAAGAGTACTCCCTGCAAAATTCAGTCAGATGATATTAGGGTTGcccatggttcggtttggtttggttttctgccAAACCCAAGGACCAAACCAATATCACTTATaggaaaccaaaaaccaaaccaGACCATGTTCGGTTTAGAATATTAGAAACCAGAACCGTCCCACCggtttttttggtttttctgggttttttgggttttttttaatAGGCTTTCATTTTTAACTCGTAAATCAAATTTTTAAAGCAAATCATCAAAATTAAatatattttgagctataatttctTTACTTATGGGTATACTCATtaaaatcatatatatactaGAACACCGCTGCCACGGTGAAAAGGGACG
Above is a genomic segment from Papaver somniferum cultivar HN1 chromosome 10, ASM357369v1, whole genome shotgun sequence containing:
- the LOC113317220 gene encoding 2-alkenal reductase (NADP(+)-dependent)-like encodes the protein MEIPNKQIIFRDYIEGSPKETDMMLYVGKTSLKIPPESSSSPSSGGAVLVKNLYLSCDPYLRGRMRNFHESYIPPFSPGSVIVGFGVSKVVDSDNENFKIGDIVTGITGWEEYSFIHKAGLLRKIQSDDIPLSYHLGLLEMPGFTAYAGFYEVCCPKKGEFVFVSAASGAVGQLVGQLEKLHGCYVVGSAGTSQKVDLLKNKFGFDDAFNYKEEPNIDAALKRCFPQGIDIYFDNVGGEMLDAVLLNMRTHGRIAVCGMVSQQSLSYAEGLKNVFMLIPKRVKMQGFIQSDYLHLFPQFLEHIIGNYKQGKIVYIEDMNEGLENAPSALVGLFSAKNVGKQVVRVAHS